The Williamsia sp. DF01-3 genome has a window encoding:
- a CDS encoding acyl-ACP desaturase — MNDLTQDELLYALEKAIPEIMEEHHAAAEAWNPHDWVPWDDGRNFAFLGGVDFDPDQPAPLPADAAAAVLALLLTKDNMPSYHRLMAQKASIFGAWQQVIGSWTAEDNRHSIALRDYLVVSRLVDPEVAENLRLHHITKGKLQSPVSLTDYQILDVMALLAVHELQCVAFEEKLLADSDNEVLTAIVSRILHDDRVQAKTFTNFLNAGVDANISELVTAVDKAISEMELIGADVDNFGDLDLIAKYNAEASTYVASTLVADLKLQSLGGLSDKDEAARQRILAAAGL, encoded by the coding sequence GTGAATGATTTGACCCAGGACGAGCTGCTCTACGCCTTGGAAAAGGCGATTCCGGAGATCATGGAAGAGCACCACGCTGCTGCCGAGGCATGGAACCCGCATGACTGGGTGCCGTGGGACGACGGCCGCAACTTCGCCTTCCTGGGCGGCGTCGATTTCGACCCCGATCAGCCGGCGCCGCTGCCTGCCGATGCCGCAGCCGCAGTGCTCGCGCTGCTGCTGACCAAGGACAACATGCCGTCCTACCACCGGTTGATGGCACAGAAGGCGTCGATCTTCGGTGCCTGGCAGCAGGTCATCGGTTCGTGGACGGCCGAGGACAACCGGCATTCGATCGCGTTGCGCGACTACCTGGTGGTCTCGCGTCTGGTCGATCCCGAGGTCGCCGAGAATCTTCGGCTGCATCACATCACCAAGGGCAAACTCCAGAGTCCGGTCTCGCTGACCGACTATCAGATCCTCGACGTGATGGCGTTGCTCGCCGTGCACGAGCTGCAATGCGTGGCCTTCGAAGAGAAGCTGCTCGCCGATTCGGACAACGAGGTGCTCACCGCCATCGTCAGCCGCATCCTCCACGACGACCGCGTTCAGGCCAAGACTTTCACCAACTTCTTGAACGCCGGCGTGGACGCCAACATCTCCGAGTTGGTCACCGCCGTCGACAAGGCGATCTCCGAGATGGAACTGATCGGTGCCGACGTGGACAACTTCGGTGATCTCGACCTCATTGCCAAGTACAACGCGGAGGCATCGACCTACGTCGCGTCGACGTTGGTCGCTGACCTCAAGCTGCAGAGCCTCGGCGGGCTGAGCGACAAGGACGAGGCCGCACGGCAACGAATCCTGGCGGCCGCCGGCCTGTAG
- a CDS encoding GPP34 family phosphoprotein codes for MSTLIAEDLLLLLLDDNKGTTPSATAVSTALGGAVLLELALAGAVDAGKRSRWKQPKVHVVDAARVTDPILGRAVRTIAEKDRTAQSLVNKIGKGLKTELAERMVKRGLLDRHDTEVLGIRRTRFPALDTSHKNELKKAITTVLVRQVPPDDRAGALIALLSAVDRAHKTVDGSDVPGREIKKRAKKVAEGAWAADAVRDAVAAATTAITTATIAAAAAGTSNGGG; via the coding sequence ATGAGCACCCTCATTGCCGAAGACCTTCTGCTTCTGCTGCTCGATGACAACAAGGGCACCACCCCATCCGCTACGGCGGTGAGCACAGCACTCGGCGGCGCGGTTCTCCTCGAATTGGCCCTCGCCGGTGCTGTGGATGCCGGCAAACGGAGTCGCTGGAAGCAACCCAAGGTGCACGTGGTCGATGCTGCGCGCGTCACCGACCCGATTCTCGGGCGGGCGGTTCGCACAATCGCGGAGAAAGACCGGACTGCGCAGAGTTTGGTGAACAAGATCGGGAAGGGACTCAAGACCGAGCTTGCCGAACGCATGGTGAAACGGGGGCTCCTCGACCGCCACGACACCGAGGTGTTGGGAATCCGCCGCACCCGGTTTCCCGCACTCGACACCAGTCACAAGAACGAGCTGAAGAAGGCGATCACCACGGTTCTCGTGCGTCAGGTCCCGCCTGACGACCGCGCGGGCGCGCTCATCGCGTTGCTGTCGGCGGTCGACCGTGCACACAAGACAGTGGACGGCTCGGACGTACCCGGGCGCGAGATCAAGAAACGCGCGAAAAAGGTCGCCGAGGGCGCCTGGGCTGCCGATGCCGTGAGAGACGCGGTTGCCGCCGCCACGACAGCCATCACGACGGCCACGATCGCGGCTGCCGCCGCAGGGACGAGCAACGGCGGCGGCTGA
- a CDS encoding PhoH family protein: MTTRDARTYVLDTSVLLSDPWAVTRFAEHHVILPLVVIGELEGKRHHHELGWFAREALRMLDDLRLEHGRLDQQIPIGDLGGTVQVELNHTDPAVLPAGFRTDTNDSRILACALNLRAEGKDVTLVSKDTPLRIKAGAVGLAADEYHAQDVVTSGWSGMTELDVDSSVIDTLFADGVVDIDSARDLPCHTGIRLLGTNSSALGRVNPQKQVQLVRGEREVFGLRGRSAEQRVALDLLLDDSVGIVSMGGKAGTGKSALALCAGLEAVLERRTQRKVVVFRPLYAVGGQNLGYLPGSESEKMGPWAQAVFDTLEGLASTEVIEEVLSRGMLEVLPLTHIRGRSLHDSFVIVDEAQSLERNVLLTVLSRLGSGSRVVLTHDVAQRDNLRVGRHDGVAAVIEKLKGHPLFAHVTLTRSERSPIAALVTEMLEEFAPGA, encoded by the coding sequence GTGACCACACGCGATGCTCGTACCTATGTCCTCGACACCTCGGTGTTGCTGTCCGACCCTTGGGCGGTAACACGATTCGCCGAACACCACGTGATCTTGCCGCTGGTGGTCATCGGTGAACTCGAGGGCAAACGCCATCATCATGAACTGGGCTGGTTCGCCCGCGAGGCGTTGCGGATGCTCGACGACCTCCGCCTCGAGCACGGCCGGCTCGATCAGCAGATCCCGATCGGGGATCTCGGTGGCACCGTCCAGGTAGAGCTCAACCACACCGATCCGGCAGTCCTGCCGGCGGGCTTCCGCACCGACACCAATGATTCGCGAATCCTGGCTTGCGCGTTGAACCTTCGCGCCGAGGGCAAGGATGTGACGCTGGTGTCCAAGGACACCCCGTTGCGGATCAAGGCCGGAGCGGTGGGTCTGGCTGCCGACGAGTATCACGCTCAGGACGTGGTGACGTCCGGTTGGTCGGGTATGACAGAACTGGATGTCGATTCTTCGGTGATCGACACACTTTTCGCCGACGGCGTCGTGGATATCGATTCGGCCCGAGATCTGCCCTGTCATACCGGAATCCGTTTGCTGGGAACGAATTCCAGCGCCCTGGGTCGGGTCAACCCGCAGAAGCAGGTGCAGTTGGTCCGGGGTGAACGTGAGGTGTTCGGGCTGCGTGGTCGCAGTGCGGAGCAGCGTGTTGCCCTTGATCTGTTGCTCGACGACAGCGTGGGCATCGTGTCGATGGGCGGCAAGGCCGGCACCGGCAAGTCTGCTCTGGCCCTGTGCGCAGGTCTCGAAGCGGTACTCGAGCGGCGAACCCAACGCAAGGTGGTCGTCTTTCGTCCTCTGTATGCCGTCGGTGGACAAAACCTCGGTTATCTTCCCGGCAGCGAGTCCGAGAAGATGGGGCCCTGGGCGCAGGCCGTGTTCGACACCCTGGAGGGGCTCGCGTCCACGGAGGTGATCGAGGAGGTCCTCAGTCGTGGCATGCTGGAAGTCCTTCCGCTGACCCATATTCGGGGACGTTCACTGCATGACTCTTTTGTGATCGTCGACGAGGCGCAGTCGCTGGAGCGCAATGTCTTGCTGACGGTGTTGTCGCGCTTGGGATCTGGTTCGCGGGTGGTGCTCACCCATGATGTGGCCCAGCGTGACAATCTCCGTGTCGGTCGGCACGACGGTGTCGCTGCGGTGATCGAAAAGCTCAAGGGGCACCCGCTTTTCGCGCATGTGACGTTGACGCGTAGTGAGCGGTCGCCGATTGCGGCCCTCGTGACGGAAATGCTGGAGGAGTTCGCGCCGGGAGCGTAG
- a CDS encoding serine/threonine-protein kinase, whose protein sequence is MPLASGSVFAGYTIERQLGAGGMGEVYLAKHPRLPRSDALKVLPASLPGSSTVSDEEFRRRFIREADLSAQLWHPGIVTVHDRGEFQGNLWISMDFVPGTDAAELLAIYPRGVKPALVVPIATEVAAALDYAHGRGLLHRDVKPGNIMLTESIPHRVMLMDFGIARPASDVAGLTSTGAVVGTMAYAAPEQLRGLPVDARADVFALGCTVFALLTGAPPGAGREIPPAIRPVLDRALATEPGDRYNSCGEFARELSAAMDLPPTPGSPPPAAHTPHDAQHAPTLLGLPSLPPTSVPPTNPQGTTPPPDHISSAATAPTVMQRPGYPGPAGPPPPPSPSTGRSHTPLIIGLLAVLVITASAVAATVLWPKSDDEPAAAEQNPGPQTSVTTITQSAQGPAPLPPQQAEQSQRVQATTSTPSVQQVPNAADLGLSTPISTPACDGTGIIVVANSTDPAGYRSDMAAALDNHPGARYLRTDQSCPSLRPRDDSGNLIYAAYVVVGQGRSAVCAALPAYPERYGKVLDTTSDPDIPISPDNC, encoded by the coding sequence ATGCCGCTCGCATCGGGCAGTGTCTTTGCCGGCTACACCATCGAACGTCAGCTCGGTGCCGGCGGAATGGGCGAGGTCTACCTCGCCAAGCACCCGCGGCTGCCGCGGTCGGACGCCCTCAAGGTTCTCCCGGCGTCCCTCCCCGGCTCGAGTACCGTCTCCGACGAGGAGTTCAGGCGTCGCTTCATCCGCGAAGCCGATCTGTCGGCCCAGCTCTGGCACCCCGGCATCGTGACCGTGCACGACCGCGGAGAGTTCCAGGGCAATCTGTGGATCAGCATGGACTTCGTGCCAGGGACCGATGCCGCGGAGTTGCTGGCCATCTACCCGCGCGGGGTGAAGCCCGCGTTGGTTGTCCCGATAGCCACCGAGGTGGCAGCCGCACTCGATTACGCGCACGGACGAGGGCTCCTGCACCGGGACGTCAAACCCGGCAACATCATGCTCACCGAATCCATCCCGCACCGCGTGATGCTCATGGATTTCGGCATCGCGCGCCCGGCCTCGGACGTCGCCGGACTCACCTCGACAGGCGCTGTGGTGGGCACGATGGCCTACGCCGCACCCGAACAGCTCCGCGGCCTGCCCGTCGATGCCCGAGCCGATGTGTTCGCTCTCGGGTGCACTGTGTTCGCGCTGCTGACCGGTGCGCCTCCTGGCGCCGGTCGCGAGATCCCTCCTGCCATCCGTCCCGTTCTCGATCGGGCCCTGGCCACCGAACCCGGCGACCGCTACAACTCGTGTGGCGAGTTCGCTCGCGAACTGAGCGCCGCCATGGATCTTCCACCGACGCCCGGATCCCCGCCCCCCGCCGCGCACACCCCACACGACGCCCAGCACGCCCCCACCCTGCTCGGACTGCCTTCCTTACCGCCAACTTCCGTACCGCCGACGAACCCACAGGGCACCACCCCACCGCCGGATCACATCTCGTCCGCCGCGACGGCGCCGACCGTGATGCAGCGCCCCGGGTACCCGGGACCTGCGGGACCACCACCGCCGCCTTCACCCTCGACCGGCCGGTCTCACACACCATTGATCATCGGGTTGCTCGCCGTCCTCGTCATCACGGCCTCCGCGGTGGCGGCAACAGTCCTCTGGCCCAAGTCGGACGACGAACCCGCCGCCGCCGAGCAGAACCCCGGACCGCAAACGAGTGTCACCACCATCACGCAGTCCGCCCAGGGACCGGCACCACTTCCCCCACAGCAGGCCGAACAGTCGCAGCGGGTGCAGGCCACCACCTCGACGCCCTCGGTTCAGCAGGTACCCAACGCTGCCGACCTCGGACTGTCGACACCGATCAGCACTCCGGCATGCGATGGAACCGGCATCATCGTGGTCGCCAACTCCACCGATCCAGCCGGATACCGCAGCGACATGGCCGCCGCCCTGGACAACCACCCCGGCGCGCGATACCTACGCACCGACCAGTCGTGCCCGTCACTGCGACCACGCGACGACAGCGGAAACCTGATCTACGCCGCCTATGTGGTTGTCGGACAAGGGCGATCGGCAGTCTGCGCCGCGCTCCCCGCCTACCCGGAGCGCTACGGCAAAGTGCTCGACACCACCAGCGACCCCGACATCCCCATCTCGCCCGACAACTGCTGA
- a CDS encoding L,D-transpeptidase: MTDTTATLTAWERDEAGIWTAVIGPTEAYLGAEGIGIPRDNVWRTPMGVFALDQAFGNQPNPGTEMPYFQADDQDWWDALPGSPTYNTHVRAPQSPGGDSEHILSTGDIYDYVVNIAHNPQRVQGYASGIFLHVTNYEPTWGCVAIDRDVMRQIVQWLDPARQPVINIGLA, from the coding sequence GTGACCGACACGACCGCGACCCTGACGGCTTGGGAACGCGACGAGGCGGGTATCTGGACCGCGGTCATCGGACCAACCGAGGCCTACCTCGGTGCGGAGGGAATCGGCATTCCCCGCGACAACGTCTGGCGGACGCCGATGGGCGTGTTCGCGCTCGACCAAGCCTTCGGCAACCAGCCGAATCCCGGAACCGAGATGCCCTACTTCCAGGCGGACGACCAGGATTGGTGGGACGCGTTGCCGGGGTCGCCGACGTACAACACCCATGTGCGTGCACCGCAGAGCCCGGGTGGCGACAGTGAGCACATCCTGTCCACCGGTGACATCTACGACTACGTGGTGAACATCGCGCACAATCCGCAGCGGGTACAGGGCTACGCGTCAGGCATCTTCCTGCACGTCACCAATTACGAGCCGACCTGGGGCTGTGTCGCCATCGACCGCGACGTCATGCGTCAGATCGTGCAATGGCTCGACCCGGCCCGTCAGCCCGTGATCAACATCGGGCTCGCCTGA
- a CDS encoding class II fumarate hydratase, protein MSDSPAEQFRIEHDTMGEVRVPIDALWRAQTQRAVENFPISHRPLERTQIRAMGLLKAACAQVNKDLGLLDGDKADAIISAAKEIADGKHDDQFPIDVFQTGSGTSSNMNANEVIASIAKNNGVTIHPNDHVNMSQSSNDTFPTATHVAATEAAVTDLIPALQHLQEALADKASAWREVVKSGRTHLMDAVPVTLGQEFGGYARQLEASAERVSATLVRVGELPIGGTAVGTGLNAPDGFGTKVVAELINLTGVNELSLAKDNFEAQAARDGLVELSGALKTVAVSLTKIANDIRWMGSGPLTGLGEIQLPDLQPGSSIMPGKVNPVLPEAVTQVAAQVIGNDAAVTWGGGNGAFELNVYIPMMARNVLESVKLLANVSRLFADRCIIGLEANEERLKTLAESSPSIVTPLNSAIGYEEAAAVAKQALKEKKTIRQTVIDRGLIGDKLSEEELDKRLDVLKMANLDRER, encoded by the coding sequence ATGAGCGACTCACCTGCCGAACAGTTCCGGATAGAGCACGACACCATGGGCGAGGTCCGGGTGCCGATCGACGCGTTGTGGCGAGCACAGACCCAGCGCGCGGTCGAGAACTTCCCGATCAGCCACCGGCCCCTCGAGCGCACCCAGATCCGCGCGATGGGTTTGCTGAAGGCGGCATGTGCTCAGGTCAACAAGGACCTCGGTCTGCTCGACGGTGACAAGGCCGACGCGATCATCTCGGCAGCAAAAGAGATCGCCGACGGCAAACACGACGATCAGTTCCCGATCGACGTGTTCCAGACGGGGTCGGGTACCAGCTCCAACATGAACGCCAACGAGGTCATCGCCTCGATCGCAAAGAACAACGGCGTCACGATCCACCCCAACGATCACGTCAACATGTCGCAGTCGTCCAACGACACCTTCCCCACCGCGACCCATGTGGCTGCGACCGAAGCCGCGGTCACCGATCTGATCCCGGCCCTGCAGCATCTGCAGGAAGCCTTGGCCGACAAGGCTTCTGCCTGGCGCGAGGTCGTCAAGTCCGGTCGCACCCACCTCATGGACGCGGTGCCGGTCACCCTCGGCCAGGAGTTCGGTGGGTACGCCCGCCAGCTCGAGGCTTCGGCGGAGCGCGTCTCGGCCACGTTGGTCCGGGTCGGCGAACTGCCCATCGGTGGAACCGCGGTGGGTACGGGTCTGAACGCTCCCGACGGGTTCGGGACCAAGGTCGTCGCCGAACTGATCAATCTGACCGGTGTCAACGAACTCTCGCTGGCAAAGGACAACTTCGAGGCCCAGGCCGCACGCGATGGGCTGGTCGAGTTGTCGGGTGCACTCAAGACCGTGGCCGTCTCGCTCACGAAGATCGCCAACGACATCCGCTGGATGGGTTCAGGCCCACTGACCGGTCTCGGTGAGATCCAGCTGCCCGATCTGCAGCCCGGCAGCTCCATCATGCCCGGCAAGGTCAATCCGGTTCTGCCCGAAGCTGTTACGCAGGTCGCCGCGCAGGTCATCGGCAACGACGCGGCGGTCACGTGGGGCGGTGGCAACGGGGCGTTCGAGCTCAACGTCTACATCCCGATGATGGCGCGAAACGTACTCGAGTCGGTCAAACTCCTCGCCAACGTGTCCCGGCTGTTCGCCGATCGCTGCATCATCGGTCTCGAGGCCAACGAGGAGCGTCTCAAGACCCTCGCAGAATCGTCGCCCTCGATCGTCACCCCACTCAACAGCGCGATCGGCTACGAAGAGGCAGCCGCAGTGGCCAAGCAGGCACTCAAGGAGAAGAAGACCATCCGCCAGACCGTCATCGACCGCGGTTTGATCGGTGACAAGCTCAGCGAAGAAGAACTCGACAAGCGCCTCGACGTGCTCAAGATGGCCAACCTCGACCGCGAGCGGTAG
- the glpX gene encoding class II fructose-bisphosphatase, whose protein sequence is MSADSHQFEAPDRNLAMELVRVTEAAALAAGRWVGKGDKNGGDGAAVDAMRQLLSTVSMRGVVVIGEGEKDEAPMLYNGEEVGNGEGPEVDVAVDPIDGTTLMAEGRPNSIAVLAVSERGTMYDPSAVFYMEKIAVGPDAAGVVDINESVEFNVQAVAKAKGIEVADLTVVVLDRERHEGLIGEIRAAGAKVRLISDGDVAGAIAAAQEESSVDMLMGIGGTPEGIITAVAMKCMGGEIQGKLWPRNAAEKQKAIDAGHDLDRVLKTEDLVSGENMFFCATGVTNGDMLRGVSYRANGATTRSLVMRSRSGTIRTVEGRHTRQKVAEIAANTFQD, encoded by the coding sequence ATGTCAGCCGATTCCCACCAATTCGAGGCCCCGGACCGCAACCTGGCGATGGAGCTGGTGCGCGTGACCGAAGCGGCCGCTCTCGCCGCGGGCCGCTGGGTCGGTAAAGGCGACAAGAACGGCGGCGACGGCGCCGCGGTCGACGCGATGAGGCAACTGCTGTCCACCGTGTCGATGCGCGGCGTCGTTGTGATCGGCGAAGGCGAAAAAGACGAAGCGCCGATGCTCTACAACGGCGAAGAGGTCGGCAACGGCGAAGGTCCCGAGGTCGACGTGGCCGTCGATCCGATCGACGGCACCACCCTGATGGCCGAGGGTCGCCCCAACTCGATCGCCGTGCTCGCAGTGTCCGAGCGCGGCACCATGTACGACCCGTCCGCCGTCTTCTACATGGAGAAGATCGCCGTGGGTCCCGATGCGGCGGGCGTCGTCGACATCAACGAATCCGTCGAGTTCAACGTCCAGGCCGTTGCCAAGGCGAAGGGCATCGAGGTCGCCGACCTCACCGTCGTGGTCCTCGACCGCGAGCGCCACGAGGGTCTGATCGGCGAGATCCGCGCCGCGGGCGCCAAGGTCCGACTGATCTCGGACGGCGACGTCGCAGGCGCGATCGCCGCAGCGCAGGAGGAGAGCTCCGTCGACATGCTCATGGGCATCGGCGGCACCCCGGAGGGCATCATCACCGCCGTGGCGATGAAATGTATGGGCGGCGAGATCCAGGGCAAACTGTGGCCACGCAACGCGGCCGAGAAGCAGAAGGCCATCGACGCCGGCCATGATCTCGATCGGGTACTCAAGACCGAAGACCTCGTCAGCGGCGAGAACATGTTCTTCTGCGCCACCGGCGTCACCAACGGCGACATGCTCCGTGGTGTCAGCTACCGGGCGAACGGGGCGACCACCCGCTCGCTGGTGATGCGCTCGCGCTCGGGCACCATTCGCACCGTCGAGGGCCGCCACACCCGCCAGAAAGTCGCCGAGATCGCCGCGAACACCTTCCAGGACTGA
- a CDS encoding NAD(P)/FAD-dependent oxidoreductase — MTTTVSPTQTAQAFLTDLECALAHARDTGDVSAVTELFVDDCYWRDLVALSWNLTTAEGKDDLAKMLAATLPHSTPGNFQLDGDAAEAAGSGEDADGNEAGRVIEAWYTFTTPVLRGKGLMRLRDGKCWTFLTSAQELLEFPESKGTRRIKGAEHGVVPGRKNWLDRRTEQQQSLGTTTQPYVLIVGGGQGGIGLAARLRRLGVSALVIDKHPRPGDQWRSRYYSLSLHDPVWYDHMPYLPFPDDWPVFTPKDKMGDWLESYVKIMELDYWSNTVCRRASFDDAAQEWTVELERDGQPLTLKPTQLVMATGMSGIPNIPDIPGAETFQGDLVHSSQHTGGAKYAGKKAVVLGANNSAHDICADLYENGADVTMIQRSTTHIVRSESLMREVLGPLYSEEALANGIDHEKADLIFGSIPYGLLADFQIPAWNTIREQDKEFYDRLEAAGFMLDFGDDGSGLFLKYLRRGSGYYIDVGASELIADGKVKLRAPAHITEIRSHSVILSDGTELDADLIVMATGFGSMNGWAAQLISQEVADKVGKCWGLGSGTTKDPGPWEGELRNMWKPTAQANLWFHGGNLHQSRHYSRYLALQLKAREAGMNVHVYGQAPVHHLQ; from the coding sequence ATGACCACCACCGTCTCGCCTACTCAGACGGCGCAGGCTTTCCTCACCGATCTGGAATGCGCCCTTGCACACGCCCGCGACACCGGCGACGTCAGTGCTGTCACCGAATTGTTCGTCGATGACTGCTACTGGCGCGACCTGGTGGCGCTGAGCTGGAACCTCACCACCGCCGAGGGCAAGGACGATCTAGCGAAGATGCTCGCCGCGACGCTGCCGCACTCGACACCTGGCAACTTCCAGTTGGACGGTGACGCCGCAGAGGCAGCCGGCTCCGGGGAGGACGCCGACGGAAATGAAGCGGGCCGAGTGATCGAGGCGTGGTACACGTTCACGACCCCGGTCCTGCGGGGCAAAGGCCTGATGCGCCTGCGCGACGGCAAGTGCTGGACCTTCCTCACCTCGGCGCAGGAACTCCTCGAGTTCCCCGAGAGCAAAGGAACCCGGCGCATCAAGGGGGCTGAACACGGCGTGGTCCCCGGGCGCAAGAACTGGCTCGACCGGCGAACCGAACAGCAGCAATCGCTCGGCACCACCACCCAGCCGTACGTGCTCATCGTCGGCGGAGGGCAGGGCGGGATCGGGCTGGCCGCAAGGCTCCGGCGCCTCGGCGTCTCGGCACTGGTCATCGACAAGCACCCCCGGCCCGGCGACCAGTGGCGAAGCCGGTATTACTCTCTGTCCCTTCATGATCCGGTGTGGTACGACCACATGCCCTATCTGCCCTTCCCGGACGACTGGCCGGTGTTCACCCCGAAGGACAAGATGGGCGACTGGCTGGAAAGCTACGTCAAGATCATGGAGCTCGACTACTGGAGCAACACCGTGTGCCGCCGCGCCTCGTTCGACGACGCTGCCCAGGAGTGGACGGTCGAGCTCGAACGTGATGGACAACCCTTGACGCTCAAGCCGACTCAGCTGGTGATGGCCACCGGAATGTCGGGCATCCCCAACATCCCCGACATTCCCGGTGCCGAGACCTTCCAGGGTGATCTGGTGCATTCCTCGCAGCACACCGGCGGCGCGAAGTACGCGGGCAAGAAGGCAGTTGTGTTGGGAGCCAACAACTCCGCACACGACATCTGCGCTGACCTGTACGAGAACGGCGCCGACGTCACGATGATCCAGCGGTCGACCACACACATCGTGCGGTCCGAGTCGCTGATGCGCGAGGTGCTCGGTCCCCTCTATTCGGAGGAGGCGCTCGCAAACGGCATCGACCACGAGAAGGCCGATCTGATCTTCGGGTCCATTCCGTACGGCCTGCTGGCCGACTTCCAGATCCCCGCGTGGAACACGATTCGGGAGCAGGACAAGGAGTTCTACGACCGTCTCGAGGCCGCCGGGTTCATGCTCGACTTCGGCGACGACGGATCGGGGTTGTTCCTGAAGTATCTGCGTCGCGGCTCGGGCTACTACATCGACGTCGGCGCCTCCGAACTCATCGCCGACGGCAAGGTCAAGTTGAGGGCACCCGCCCACATCACCGAGATCCGTTCGCACTCGGTGATCTTGTCCGACGGCACCGAGCTCGACGCCGATCTGATCGTCATGGCGACCGGGTTCGGCTCGATGAACGGCTGGGCCGCACAGCTGATCTCGCAGGAGGTGGCCGACAAGGTCGGCAAGTGCTGGGGGCTGGGATCGGGAACCACCAAGGACCCGGGGCCGTGGGAAGGCGAGCTCCGCAACATGTGGAAGCCCACCGCACAGGCGAACCTGTGGTTCCACGGCGGCAATCTGCACCAGTCCCGGCACTACTCGCGCTACCTCGCGTTGCAGCTCAAAGCCCGCGAGGCAGGGATGAACGTGCACGTCTACGGCCAGGCACCGGTGCACCACCTGCAGTAA
- a CDS encoding helix-turn-helix domain-containing protein translates to MSSPLTRPSSALRIDQDPRVHMRRLDAMFEQWSATGAIPTGVRKEVARSWERQPPRYQDPDHRPADEVAHRRRADPLLTHASDSLRERLLASCTDTATELVLCDRDGVVLWVAGPPQVRRRSETLGFVEGASWTEKAVGTNGLGTALADRSPVQIFGSEHAHPDHHSWVCTGGPLIDPRDDSVLGAVTLSGGLRTAHPHTLSLVCSTLDAINAELRSLHRESLRTHSQAAAGLLEPGGVDALILDRGGWVVATRGLAVNERLFVPGGLRPGTVWIPSLGHFDSIPVGDLWQLERSTQRHTTLELTAEPPCARISVDDNNHTSHPLTPRQFDVLRVLAAHPSGLSARELSARLYGPGDHTVSVRAEISRIRRTLGPLLATRPYRLTVPASVI, encoded by the coding sequence GTGTCGTCACCGTTGACCCGCCCGTCGAGCGCGTTGCGTATCGACCAGGACCCGCGTGTCCACATGCGACGGCTCGACGCGATGTTCGAGCAGTGGTCGGCGACGGGTGCCATCCCGACCGGCGTCCGGAAAGAGGTGGCGAGATCGTGGGAACGGCAGCCGCCCAGATACCAGGATCCCGACCATCGGCCGGCAGACGAGGTGGCCCATCGGCGCCGGGCCGACCCACTGCTCACCCACGCATCTGACTCCTTACGCGAACGGTTGCTGGCCAGCTGCACCGACACCGCCACCGAACTCGTGCTCTGCGACAGGGACGGTGTGGTCCTGTGGGTGGCCGGCCCACCACAGGTGCGTCGACGCTCCGAGACGCTCGGCTTCGTAGAAGGCGCGTCGTGGACCGAGAAAGCCGTCGGCACAAACGGTCTGGGCACCGCCCTGGCCGACCGGTCACCTGTGCAGATCTTCGGGTCCGAGCACGCGCACCCCGATCACCACAGCTGGGTGTGCACGGGCGGGCCGTTGATCGACCCCCGAGACGATTCGGTACTCGGAGCGGTGACGCTGTCTGGCGGCCTGCGCACAGCACACCCGCACACGCTGTCGCTGGTGTGCTCCACGCTTGATGCCATCAATGCCGAACTACGGTCATTGCACCGTGAGAGCCTCCGAACCCACAGCCAGGCCGCGGCCGGCCTGCTCGAGCCCGGCGGCGTCGATGCGCTGATTCTCGACCGCGGCGGCTGGGTCGTCGCCACCCGGGGCCTCGCGGTCAATGAACGGCTGTTCGTCCCTGGCGGACTGCGACCCGGCACCGTCTGGATCCCCAGCCTCGGACACTTCGACAGCATCCCGGTCGGAGATCTGTGGCAGCTCGAGCGATCCACCCAACGCCACACCACCCTCGAGCTCACCGCCGAACCACCGTGTGCCCGTATCTCGGTGGACGACAACAACCACACCTCGCACCCGCTGACCCCACGGCAGTTCGACGTGTTGCGAGTTCTCGCAGCGCATCCCAGTGGGCTCAGCGCGAGGGAGCTGTCCGCCCGGCTGTACGGACCAGGTGATCACACGGTGAGCGTTCGCGCCGAGATCTCGCGGATCCGCCGCACGCTCGGTCCACTTCTGGCCACCCGGCCCTATCGACTGACGGTCCCCGCCTCGGTCATCTGA